One part of the Sphingopyxis sp. TUF1 genome encodes these proteins:
- a CDS encoding LysR substrate-binding domain-containing protein has protein sequence MPRLPPLSSMEAFLEVARRGTVKAAAIELGLSMPALSRRIQTLEHAVGRPLFNRHHHGLSLTEAGRALQAQLSPILDELRTVIAQAGAPDASLRLHLNVLPLFAQQRLFPRLPELRRQHPELHIDIDTMSHAEARLGDGIDAAIALARSIDPALYAARLDQDKVFPIASRTLADGDRPVTVPEQLQRMTVLLHREMPETFAEWKKAIGMPYLEPAGIDYFDSGPLMLEAAAQGIGIAFMHGHHFDDAHDPRLVRLFDYDVDSPYSYWFVCRPRALRQPAVKLFHDWLLAARI, from the coding sequence ATGCCCCGCCTCCCCCCCCTCAGCAGCATGGAAGCCTTTCTGGAGGTCGCGCGCCGCGGTACGGTGAAGGCTGCGGCGATCGAGCTTGGCCTGTCGATGCCTGCGCTGTCGCGCCGGATCCAGACGCTCGAACATGCCGTCGGGCGCCCGCTTTTCAACCGCCATCACCACGGGCTCAGCCTGACCGAGGCGGGACGCGCGTTGCAGGCACAACTGTCGCCGATCCTCGACGAACTGCGCACGGTCATCGCCCAGGCGGGGGCGCCCGACGCCTCGCTGCGTCTCCATCTCAATGTCCTGCCGCTTTTCGCGCAGCAGCGCCTCTTCCCGCGCCTGCCCGAACTTCGCCGCCAGCATCCCGAACTGCACATCGACATCGACACCATGTCGCATGCCGAGGCGCGGCTGGGCGACGGGATCGACGCGGCGATCGCGCTCGCGCGCTCGATCGATCCCGCGCTCTATGCGGCGCGGCTCGACCAGGACAAGGTGTTCCCCATCGCCTCCCGCACGCTGGCCGATGGCGACCGGCCCGTGACGGTGCCCGAACAATTGCAGCGGATGACCGTGCTTTTGCACCGCGAAATGCCCGAAACCTTTGCCGAATGGAAAAAGGCGATCGGCATGCCCTATCTCGAGCCTGCAGGGATTGACTATTTCGATTCGGGCCCGCTGATGCTCGAGGCCGCGGCGCAGGGTATCGGCATCGCCTTCATGCATGGCCATCATTTCGACGACGCGCACGACCCGCGGCTCGTTCGCCTGTTCGACTATGACGTGGACAGTCCCTACAGCTACTGGTTCGTCTGCCGCCCGCGCGCGCTGCGCCAGCCGGCGGTCAAGCTGTTCCACGACTGGCTGCTTGCGGCCCGAATCTGA
- a CDS encoding DUF1905 domain-containing protein: MESFTVTTPLWRWQSATAPAAWFFVTIAGEAGDGIRLAAISGRWLDGRRGFGSAKVRAVIGETSWMTSVFPHTESGGWLLPVKAAVRKAEGLAEGDDVTVTVSL, from the coding sequence TTGGAATCGTTCACCGTCACCACCCCGCTTTGGCGCTGGCAATCGGCGACGGCGCCCGCCGCATGGTTCTTCGTGACGATCGCGGGCGAGGCGGGCGATGGTATTCGGCTGGCGGCGATCAGCGGACGATGGCTCGACGGACGGCGCGGGTTCGGATCGGCCAAGGTGCGCGCGGTGATCGGCGAGACCAGCTGGATGACGTCAGTCTTTCCGCATACGGAGAGTGGCGGATGGTTGCTGCCGGTTAAGGCGGCGGTGCGCAAGGCTGAGGGCCTGGCCGAAGGCGACGATGTGACGGTGACTGTCAGCCTTTAG